A region from the Pelobates fuscus isolate aPelFus1 chromosome 3, aPelFus1.pri, whole genome shotgun sequence genome encodes:
- the LOC134603715 gene encoding olfactory receptor 5P6-like has translation MAYDRYLAISNPLRYNSIMNYAVCIQLVTISWLLGFLFSINATIAIFRLDFCGPNVIDHFFCDLTPLLKLACSDISHVRIQNLITGVPILVLPLILITVSYVYIVQAVLKISSRSGRRKAFSTCSSHLTVVSIFYGTLNASYMVPANGDSLNVNKLVSLLYTVVTPMINPIIYSLRNNDIKEAIKMC, from the coding sequence ATGGCGTATGATAGATATCTGGCAATCTCTAACCCATTACGTTACAACTCTATAATGAACTATGCAGTATGCATTCAGTTAGTCACAATATCTTGGCTGTTaggttttttattttcaataaatgcTACAATTGCAATATTCAGACTAGATTTTTGTGGTCCTAATGTCATTGACCATTTTTTTTGTGATCTTACTCCGTTGTTAAAACTTGCTTGCTCAGACATCTCTCATGTTCGCATACAAAATCTTATAACTGGAGTTCCCATCTTAGTTTTACCATTAATATTAATCACAGTGTCATATGTATACATTGTCCAGGCTGTACTTAAGATTTCATCCAGAAGTGGAAGGAGGAAAGCCTTTTCCACATGCAGCTCCCATCTGACTGTGGTTTCTATATTCTACGGGACATTAAATGCAAGTTACATGGTTCCAGCCAATGGAGATTCATTGAATGTCAATAAACTGGTTTCCTTGTTATACACTGTGGTGACACCAATGATTAATCCAATCATATACAGTCTAAGGAATAATGATATCAAAGAAGCCATTAAAATGTGTTAA